In the genome of Quercus robur chromosome 3, dhQueRobu3.1, whole genome shotgun sequence, one region contains:
- the LOC126718021 gene encoding uncharacterized protein LOC126718021 isoform X2 encodes MAMYEPIRGHDEAEEEKKKRGVECCSGDVHVDGVVDDVEMAIHSRSSTSATSKIEDEGSKQRRLHQHQPPPKPQSQRLVSLDVFRGLTVALMILVDNAGGVLPAINHSPWNGVTLADFVMPFFLFIVGVSLALTYKKLSCSTVATRKAIVRTLKLLLLGLFFQGGFLHGINNLTYGVDIEQIRWLGILQRIAIAYLLTALCEIWLKGVDNVNSGSSLLRKYRFQWFFALMLTTLYLFLLYGLYVPDWEYQIPIKSSSSAPKMFSVKCGVRGDTGPACNAVGMIDRKILGINHLYRRPVYARTEQCSINSPDYGPLPSDAPSWCQAPFDPEGLLSSVMAIVTCLVGLHYGHIIVHFKDHKDRIFHWMITTSCLILLGLSLDLCGMHLNKVLYSFSYMCFTAGVAGILFAAIYLMVDVCGYRRLTLVMEWMGMHALMIYIIAACNIVPVVLQGFYWGRPQNNILRLIGIGS; translated from the exons ATGGCGATGTACGAGCCTATTAGAGGACACGATGAAgcagaagaagagaagaagaagcgtgGAGTGGAGTGTTGTTCTGGAGATGTACACGTAGATGGAGTAGTAGATGATGTTGAAATGGCTATTCATTCGAGATCCAGCACCTCTGCTACTAGTAAGATTGAAGATGAAGGCTCTAAGCAAAGGCGCCTCCACCAACACCAACCACCCCCAAAACCACAATCACAACGTCTCGTTTCGCTCGACGTTTTTCGCGGTCTCACTGTTGCG CTAATGATACTCGTGGATAATGCTGGTGGAGTCCTCCCTGCTATTAATCATTCACCTTGGAATGGTGTAACCCTTGCAGATTTTGTCATGccatttttcctctttattgTTGGTGTTTCACTCGCACTTACCTACAAG AAATTGTCATGCAGTACGGTTGCAACTAGAAAAGCAATAGTGCGGACTCTAAAGCTTTTACTACTAGGCCTTTTCTTTCAAG GTGGTTTCCTCCATGGCATAAATAATTTAACTTATGGTGTGGATATTGAACAAATAAGATGGTTGGGTATACTACAG AGAATTGCAATAGCGTATCTGCTGACAGCTTTGTGTGAGATTTGGTTGAAGGGTGTTGATAATGTTAATTCAGGATCATCTCTTCTCAGGAAATATCGATTTCAGTG GTTTTTCGCCTTGATGCTTACCACTCTATATCTTTTCTTGTTATATGGCTTGTATGTTCCTGATTGGGAGTATCAAATTCCAATAAAATCCTCCTCATCTGCACCAAAAATGTTTTCT GTGAAATGTGGAGTGCGTGGTGACACTGGGCCAGCTTGTAATGCTGTTGGAATGATCGACCGTAAGATATTGGGTATAAATCATTTATACAGAAGGCCAGTCTATGCACGAACAGAG CAATGCAGTATTAACTCCCCAGATTATGGCCCATTACCGTCTGATGCTCCATCGTGGTGTCAAGCCCCTTTTGATCCTGAAGGGCTTCTAAG TTCAGTGATGGCCATTGTTACCTGCTTGGTTGGTTTGCATTATGGGCACATTATTGTCCATTTTAAG GACCATAAAGATAGGATCTTTCACTGGATGATTACAACCTCTTGTCTCATTCTCTTGGGCCTTTCCTTGGACTTATGTG GGATGCATTTAAACAAGGTTCTTTACTCATTCAGTTACATGTGTTTCACTGCTGGTGTTGCTGGCATTCTCTTTGCTGCAATTTACTTGATG GTTGATGTGTGTGGCTATAGGCGCCTGACCTTGGTGATGGAGTGGATGGGTATGCATGCTCTGATGATTTATATTATTGCAGCCTGCAATATCGTGCCAGTTGTCCTCCAGGGATTCTATTGGGGCCGGCCTCAGAATAATATT cttaggttaattggaattggATCATGA
- the LOC126718021 gene encoding uncharacterized protein LOC126718021 isoform X1, translated as MAMYEPIRGHDEAEEEKKKRGVECCSGDVHVDGVVDDVEMAIHSRSSTSATSKIEDEGSKQRRLHQHQPPPKPQSQRLVSLDVFRGLTVALMILVDNAGGVLPAINHSPWNGVTLADFVMPFFLFIVGVSLALTYKKLSCSTVATRKAIVRTLKLLLLGLFFQGGFLHGINNLTYGVDIEQIRWLGILQRIAIAYLLTALCEIWLKGVDNVNSGSSLLRKYRFQWFFALMLTTLYLFLLYGLYVPDWEYQIPIKSSSSAPKMFSVKCGVRGDTGPACNAVGMIDRKILGINHLYRRPVYARTEQCSINSPDYGPLPSDAPSWCQAPFDPEGLLSSVMAIVTCLVGLHYGHIIVHFKVIHIHGIARLPFVTEVFSFFSPIFIHSHIQDHKDRIFHWMITTSCLILLGLSLDLCGMHLNKVLYSFSYMCFTAGVAGILFAAIYLMVDVCGYRRLTLVMEWMGMHALMIYIIAACNIVPVVLQGFYWGRPQNNILRLIGIGS; from the exons ATGGCGATGTACGAGCCTATTAGAGGACACGATGAAgcagaagaagagaagaagaagcgtgGAGTGGAGTGTTGTTCTGGAGATGTACACGTAGATGGAGTAGTAGATGATGTTGAAATGGCTATTCATTCGAGATCCAGCACCTCTGCTACTAGTAAGATTGAAGATGAAGGCTCTAAGCAAAGGCGCCTCCACCAACACCAACCACCCCCAAAACCACAATCACAACGTCTCGTTTCGCTCGACGTTTTTCGCGGTCTCACTGTTGCG CTAATGATACTCGTGGATAATGCTGGTGGAGTCCTCCCTGCTATTAATCATTCACCTTGGAATGGTGTAACCCTTGCAGATTTTGTCATGccatttttcctctttattgTTGGTGTTTCACTCGCACTTACCTACAAG AAATTGTCATGCAGTACGGTTGCAACTAGAAAAGCAATAGTGCGGACTCTAAAGCTTTTACTACTAGGCCTTTTCTTTCAAG GTGGTTTCCTCCATGGCATAAATAATTTAACTTATGGTGTGGATATTGAACAAATAAGATGGTTGGGTATACTACAG AGAATTGCAATAGCGTATCTGCTGACAGCTTTGTGTGAGATTTGGTTGAAGGGTGTTGATAATGTTAATTCAGGATCATCTCTTCTCAGGAAATATCGATTTCAGTG GTTTTTCGCCTTGATGCTTACCACTCTATATCTTTTCTTGTTATATGGCTTGTATGTTCCTGATTGGGAGTATCAAATTCCAATAAAATCCTCCTCATCTGCACCAAAAATGTTTTCT GTGAAATGTGGAGTGCGTGGTGACACTGGGCCAGCTTGTAATGCTGTTGGAATGATCGACCGTAAGATATTGGGTATAAATCATTTATACAGAAGGCCAGTCTATGCACGAACAGAG CAATGCAGTATTAACTCCCCAGATTATGGCCCATTACCGTCTGATGCTCCATCGTGGTGTCAAGCCCCTTTTGATCCTGAAGGGCTTCTAAG TTCAGTGATGGCCATTGTTACCTGCTTGGTTGGTTTGCATTATGGGCACATTATTGTCCATTTTAAGGTGATTCATATTCATGGCATAGCACGTCTTCCTTTTGTCActgaagttttttcttttttctcaccAATTTTTATTCATTCCCACATTCAGGACCATAAAGATAGGATCTTTCACTGGATGATTACAACCTCTTGTCTCATTCTCTTGGGCCTTTCCTTGGACTTATGTG GGATGCATTTAAACAAGGTTCTTTACTCATTCAGTTACATGTGTTTCACTGCTGGTGTTGCTGGCATTCTCTTTGCTGCAATTTACTTGATG GTTGATGTGTGTGGCTATAGGCGCCTGACCTTGGTGATGGAGTGGATGGGTATGCATGCTCTGATGATTTATATTATTGCAGCCTGCAATATCGTGCCAGTTGTCCTCCAGGGATTCTATTGGGGCCGGCCTCAGAATAATATT cttaggttaattggaattggATCATGA
- the LOC126719629 gene encoding uncharacterized protein LOC126719629, with product MYNGRTDPVEHVSHFNQRIAVHFKNEALMCKVFFSNLGPVAMRWFDGLAVGSVISFRELTQAFGSRFITCSRVPQSLDSLLSMSMREGETLKVYSDRYWKMFNEIDGDFDDVAIRTFKVSLPTEHGLRNSLTRKLATSVLKLMEHIDKYKKVEKDQ from the coding sequence ATGTACAATGGACGAACTGACCCTGTGGAACACGTGAGCCACTTCAATCAGAGGATAGCTGTGCACTTCAAAAATGAGGCcctaatgtgtaaggtgtttttCTCAAATCTAGGGCctgtggcgatgagatggttcgatgGCCTAGCTGTAGGCTCCGTTATTTCCTTTAGAGAGCTCACCCAAGCCTTTGGGTCCCGTTTCATCACCTGCAGTAGGGTCCCTCAATCCCTAGATTCCTTGTTGTccatgtccatgcgagaaggggaGACACTGAAAGTGTACTCAGACAGATACTGGAAAATGTTCAATGAGATAGACGGTGACTTTGACGATGTGGCCATCAGGACCTTCAAGGTCAGCTTGCCTACGGAGCATGGGTTAAGGAATTCCTTGACTAGGAAGCTTGCCACCAGTGTACTCAAGCTCATGGAGCATATTGATAAGTACAAGAAGGTCGAGAAGGACCAATAA